In Labilibaculum sp. DW002, one DNA window encodes the following:
- a CDS encoding glycoside hydrolase family 43 protein — protein MLRNLVNTSTLLFFVFVLLACTPNGEVQNKARFYSFSYQGKDSFYKDNPLASNEFYNPILPGFYPDPSICKKGDDFYLVNSSFSFFPGIPVFHSTNLTDWEQLGHVLDRPSQLNLDGLAISEGVFAPAITYNKFNDTFYVIGTVVQGSWNFIVKAKDPAGPWSEPIYLPQIEQIDPSLFIDEDGKAYIVHNSEPDGEALYDGHRTIRMWEYDLATDKVIGEGKVIVNGGSDISKEPIWIEGPHLYKINEYYYLMCAEGGTAEDHSEVIFRSKEVNGPYIPFKNNPILSQRQLDSEREYPVTCTGHADIIQDNKGDWWGVFLGCRPYGDNYFNTGRETFLLPVSWKDGWPVFLESDKAVGLIQEKTGLVSTIDSTAIVSNGNFSKTDNFDSEELAMNWNFIRTPNEKWYQLNSDEKYLEIDAIATNSREIGNPAFIGRRQQHANFEVEVEMTFEPKQDKEAAGLLCFQNESHHFFFGKRQEDGKTFLQLEKALPSDKGPISELLERIELQSDGILKLKIEGKGKYYSFYYSIDSENWILLADNINASLLSTKVAGGFVGSYIGMYASSNH, from the coding sequence ATGTTACGAAATTTAGTTAATACATCTACTCTACTTTTCTTTGTTTTTGTGCTTTTAGCATGCACACCTAATGGAGAAGTTCAAAATAAAGCTCGATTTTATTCTTTTTCTTATCAGGGAAAAGATTCCTTTTACAAGGATAATCCTTTGGCTTCAAACGAATTTTACAATCCTATTTTACCTGGTTTTTATCCCGATCCATCAATCTGTAAAAAGGGAGATGATTTCTACTTGGTGAATTCTAGTTTTTCATTTTTTCCAGGTATTCCAGTTTTTCATAGCACTAATTTGACAGATTGGGAGCAGTTGGGGCATGTGTTGGATCGTCCTAGTCAGTTGAATTTGGATGGTTTGGCGATATCTGAAGGTGTTTTTGCTCCTGCAATTACCTACAATAAATTTAACGACACTTTTTATGTAATTGGAACCGTTGTGCAGGGAAGCTGGAATTTTATTGTAAAAGCAAAAGATCCTGCTGGACCTTGGAGTGAACCAATTTATTTGCCGCAAATAGAACAAATTGATCCTTCCTTGTTTATTGATGAGGATGGAAAGGCCTACATCGTTCACAATTCCGAACCCGATGGAGAAGCCCTTTATGATGGACACAGAACCATTAGAATGTGGGAATACGATTTGGCTACCGATAAGGTGATTGGGGAAGGGAAAGTGATTGTAAACGGTGGAAGTGATATCAGTAAAGAACCAATTTGGATCGAAGGCCCACACCTTTATAAGATAAATGAATATTACTATTTGATGTGTGCCGAAGGAGGAACCGCTGAAGATCATTCCGAGGTTATTTTTAGAAGCAAAGAAGTGAATGGTCCATACATTCCTTTCAAAAACAATCCAATTTTATCGCAAAGACAGTTGGATTCCGAGAGAGAATATCCCGTGACTTGTACTGGTCATGCCGATATAATTCAAGATAATAAAGGCGATTGGTGGGGCGTGTTTTTAGGTTGTAGACCTTACGGCGATAACTATTTTAATACTGGTCGAGAGACTTTTTTACTACCTGTTAGTTGGAAAGATGGATGGCCAGTGTTTTTAGAATCAGATAAAGCTGTTGGTTTGATTCAAGAAAAAACTGGTTTGGTTTCAACAATAGATTCTACTGCAATAGTTTCCAATGGCAATTTTAGCAAAACTGACAATTTTGATTCAGAAGAGCTAGCCATGAATTGGAATTTTATAAGAACACCAAATGAAAAGTGGTATCAGCTTAATTCTGACGAAAAGTATTTGGAAATTGATGCCATAGCTACAAATAGTAGAGAAATTGGCAATCCTGCTTTTATTGGCCGCCGACAACAGCATGCTAATTTCGAAGTAGAAGTAGAAATGACTTTTGAGCCAAAGCAAGATAAAGAAGCAGCAGGTTTACTATGTTTTCAGAATGAATCTCACCATTTTTTCTTTGGTAAAAGGCAAGAAGATGGAAAGACTTTTCTTCAGTTAGAAAAGGCGCTACCAAGCGATAAAGGCCCAATAAGCGAATTGCTTGAGCGAATTGAATTACAATCTGATGGAATCCTAAAGCTAAAAATAGAAGGCAAAGGCAAATACTACAGTTTTTACTATTCTATTGATTCAGAAAATTGGATTTTGTTGGCTGATAATATCAATGCAAGCTTGTTGAGTACAAAAGTGGCCGGTGGATTTGTTGGTTCTTATATCGGCATGTATGCATCATCAAATCATTAA
- a CDS encoding acetylxylan esterase → MRKKIELVILFLSLNLISLSAQNLIPLKWTLSFGNESIPKEISNVNLLLSWERQGFSYLNTLGELRTEFQISQLDSCENFTLEISLRLNVQDILINEKYIGGNISNEFKWSPNPNYKTSKFIVPASYLHFNKENTIAIRVSNFSYTGGKSHNSVRLYSGEELQEPTIQLSFESPEHLFRENEELQFSVDTETDSDGLLNVLLRNDFMDTICSRNIQVKKGLIFTKIDLSNENLLPGFYEVMASLKNDGYVGTVGWFAVSPTKIEDSSAALHDFDEFWNAALKELSLVEADFKMSKANYLCTEKRDAYIIEMHSIDSALIRCYFFAPKKKGTYAAILNLPGYGYGFEHLDEFLNNEEDVIELALCVRGHGISKDAFTPDSGTGFMGHQIGNKEKSAYRKIYMDCIRAVEFLMSRDEVDKTKIGVFGGSQGGGLALMTAGLANKHISACAYFDPFPCDLMNHIEIRKMLKGEINNFLACYNHSYTFADALHTLEYLDAKHFAEKIKAPTLYLTGLFDDDCPSRLGFSAYNKIKAPKEFKILPNDSHIGESNYKKEAMNFFKKQFQY, encoded by the coding sequence ATGAGAAAGAAAATTGAACTCGTAATCCTATTTCTAAGCTTGAATTTAATCTCTCTATCTGCTCAAAATTTAATTCCTCTTAAATGGACTTTGAGCTTTGGAAATGAATCTATTCCCAAGGAAATATCGAATGTTAATTTGCTATTGTCTTGGGAACGACAAGGCTTTTCCTATCTGAACACTCTTGGAGAATTAAGAACGGAATTTCAAATTTCACAGCTCGATTCATGTGAAAATTTTACTTTAGAGATAAGTTTACGACTCAATGTTCAGGATATATTAATCAATGAGAAATACATTGGAGGCAATATTTCCAATGAGTTTAAATGGTCTCCTAATCCTAATTATAAAACCAGCAAGTTTATAGTACCAGCCAGTTATCTTCACTTCAATAAGGAAAATACAATTGCTATTCGCGTTTCGAATTTTTCATATACAGGAGGGAAAAGTCATAACTCGGTTCGTCTTTATTCTGGCGAAGAATTGCAAGAACCTACCATTCAATTGAGCTTTGAATCGCCAGAGCATTTGTTTCGTGAAAACGAGGAGCTGCAGTTTAGTGTGGATACAGAAACAGATTCTGATGGGCTTTTAAATGTTTTGTTGCGTAATGATTTTATGGATACCATTTGTAGCAGAAACATTCAGGTGAAAAAAGGTCTTATTTTTACCAAAATTGATCTGAGCAATGAAAATTTATTGCCAGGTTTTTATGAAGTAATGGCAAGCCTTAAAAATGATGGATATGTTGGAACTGTTGGATGGTTTGCTGTTTCGCCAACAAAAATTGAAGACTCATCTGCAGCACTTCATGATTTTGATGAGTTTTGGAATGCTGCCTTGAAAGAATTAAGTCTGGTTGAAGCGGATTTTAAAATGAGTAAGGCGAATTATTTGTGTACTGAAAAGAGAGATGCTTACATTATTGAAATGCATTCGATTGACAGTGCATTGATTCGATGCTATTTTTTTGCACCAAAAAAGAAAGGCACCTATGCTGCAATTTTAAATTTACCTGGTTATGGCTATGGTTTTGAGCATTTGGATGAATTCCTAAATAATGAAGAAGATGTAATTGAATTGGCTCTTTGTGTAAGAGGTCATGGTATAAGTAAAGATGCTTTTACGCCCGATTCAGGTACTGGATTTATGGGACATCAAATAGGTAATAAAGAGAAATCGGCTTATCGCAAGATTTATATGGACTGTATTCGAGCCGTTGAGTTTTTGATGTCTCGCGATGAGGTTGATAAAACAAAAATTGGTGTGTTTGGGGGCAGTCAAGGAGGAGGATTGGCACTTATGACAGCAGGTTTGGCTAACAAACACATAAGTGCTTGTGCTTATTTCGATCCATTCCCTTGTGATTTAATGAACCATATTGAAATTCGTAAAATGCTCAAAGGAGAGATCAATAATTTCTTAGCTTGCTACAATCACTCCTATACTTTTGCCGATGCTTTACATACGCTTGAATATTTAGATGCAAAACATTTTGCCGAAAAAATTAAAGCGCCAACACTTTATCTTACGGGACTTTTTGATGATGATTGCCCTTCACGATTAGGTTTTTCTGCTTACAACAAGATTAAGGCGCCTAAAGAGTTTAAAATACTTCCTAATGACAGCCATATAGGTGAGTCGAATTACAAGAAGGAAGCCATGAATTTTTTTAAAAAGCAGTTTCAATATTAG
- a CDS encoding metallophosphoesterase family protein, producing the protein MKIFISLGLLLSLFSAVCAQEVPAVYSNVGSDENGVFLKIEDRKIYAITPKDKFQYEDLYTAAIGTKAGLTFNFKYPELQGTLYYGFINYKDGSYPQPVYFRESSPIKVGITQIPIKNHLSGKFDMINWEETGKGILGFRIVSDKGNMLYDGRVAFSYKDGLFAAEPTVIEGPFINLLNHQGATISFTTSAAIQASIQIGDRTYQDKKAVKNHEIKIDDLQANKNYQYTLKVGEFNFDFSLETAPMPGSRKTFTFAYGSDSRAGNGGGERNVFGANVYIMKRIAAVAKAENAKFMQFTGDLINGYETSRERMNLQYANWKHAVEPFWHHMPFVAGFGNHEAYNYIFKDSITGSSYLIDHFPFDNESGESLFQENFVLPQNGPKSEDNSIYDPNPDKVDFPSYKESVYWYTYDNVALVALNSDYFYAPSGLATTSGNLHAYIMDNQLKWLQKTLKKLEKNKNIDHVFVTIHTPFFPNGGHVKDDMWYNGSNQPRAFVNGLANRKGIIERRDQLLNLIVNKSKKTVAIMSGDEHNYNLLTITDEMQRYPENYPHKKLKLDRTFYQINNGAAGAPYYAQEETPWSANVSNFSTQNAIVLIDVDGTKINVRVKNPDTLELIDEYSLRD; encoded by the coding sequence ATGAAGATATTTATAAGTCTTGGCTTACTTTTAAGCCTATTCTCAGCGGTTTGTGCCCAGGAAGTTCCTGCCGTATACAGCAATGTTGGTTCAGATGAAAATGGTGTTTTTCTGAAAATTGAGGACCGAAAAATCTATGCCATAACACCCAAGGATAAATTTCAATATGAAGATTTGTACACAGCGGCAATTGGAACGAAAGCTGGCCTTACTTTCAATTTTAAATACCCGGAGTTGCAAGGAACCTTGTACTATGGCTTTATCAACTACAAAGATGGCAGTTATCCTCAGCCTGTTTATTTCCGCGAAAGCTCTCCCATAAAGGTTGGTATCACACAAATCCCAATTAAAAACCATCTTTCTGGTAAATTCGACATGATTAACTGGGAAGAAACTGGCAAAGGAATATTGGGCTTTCGAATTGTGAGCGATAAAGGAAATATGCTATACGATGGAAGAGTTGCTTTCTCGTACAAGGATGGTTTATTTGCAGCAGAACCAACTGTTATTGAAGGGCCATTCATTAACTTGTTAAATCATCAAGGGGCTACAATCTCCTTTACGACTTCTGCCGCTATTCAGGCAAGTATTCAGATTGGCGATCGAACTTATCAGGACAAAAAGGCTGTAAAAAACCATGAGATTAAAATTGATGATTTGCAAGCCAATAAGAACTATCAATACACCCTTAAGGTTGGCGAATTTAATTTCGATTTCAGCTTAGAAACTGCACCTATGCCAGGTAGTCGAAAAACTTTTACTTTTGCCTATGGTAGCGATTCTCGTGCTGGAAATGGTGGTGGCGAAAGAAATGTGTTTGGCGCCAATGTTTACATCATGAAAAGAATTGCAGCTGTAGCCAAAGCCGAAAATGCAAAATTTATGCAGTTTACTGGCGATTTAATTAATGGATACGAAACCAGTCGTGAACGCATGAACTTGCAATATGCCAATTGGAAGCATGCTGTTGAACCCTTTTGGCATCACATGCCTTTTGTTGCTGGTTTTGGAAATCATGAGGCTTACAATTACATTTTTAAGGATTCAATTACTGGTAGCTCCTACCTCATCGATCATTTTCCTTTCGATAATGAATCTGGGGAATCTCTTTTTCAGGAAAACTTTGTATTGCCACAAAATGGGCCGAAAAGCGAGGACAATTCCATCTACGATCCTAATCCCGATAAGGTAGATTTTCCTTCGTACAAAGAGTCGGTGTATTGGTATACCTACGATAACGTTGCGCTTGTAGCACTAAACTCAGATTACTTTTATGCGCCAAGCGGATTGGCTACCACGAGTGGTAATTTGCATGCCTACATCATGGATAATCAGCTAAAATGGTTGCAAAAAACATTAAAAAAGTTAGAAAAAAATAAAAATATCGACCATGTTTTCGTTACCATTCACACCCCTTTCTTCCCTAACGGAGGGCATGTAAAAGACGACATGTGGTACAATGGAAGTAACCAACCAAGAGCTTTTGTAAACGGCCTTGCAAATCGGAAAGGAATTATTGAACGAAGAGATCAACTTCTAAATCTGATTGTAAACAAAAGTAAAAAGACGGTTGCCATTATGAGTGGCGACGAGCACAATTACAATTTACTTACCATTACCGATGAAATGCAGCGATATCCTGAAAATTATCCTCACAAAAAACTGAAATTAGATCGAACTTTTTATCAGATAAACAATGGTGCGGCAGGTGCGCCTTACTATGCACAGGAAGAGACTCCGTGGTCGGCCAACGTAAGTAATTTTTCAACGCAAAATGCAATTGTTTTAATTGATGTTGATGGAACTAAAATTAATGTTCGAGTTAAAAACCCTGATACGCTCGAATTAATTGATGAATACTCTCTGCGAGATTGA
- a CDS encoding hybrid sensor histidine kinase/response regulator transcription factor → MSLKITRIFIILFFLFSGTNSLIGQQFRHINVEQGLSSRQTVSIKQDKKEFIWISTKTGVDRFDGKTIKNYSLPSTPRDNAPENFYLKLDRDSLLWAYSDVGQIYKFSYQNDRFEVFFNFHRNQFHSELWIIASSFDANNTLWLGTDNGLFFLKDNKLEQFKSYPLKQTFITSVLSIDKGRMLFSSFDKIYLYETSQQSLEELKIDLGENQRINTTYYNPKTNTIWIGTFSEGVYCYNLKDESLTDLKTINVDFPTVPIRKFELLNDEEILIGSDGMGVWIVDQVNYKVKEVFQEDEDIQFSLNGNGVYDIYKDKENRIWIGTYTGGVNILDPSSLNFEIISHQTNNDQSLGNSIVNSVIEDRKGNLWFGTNNGVSVLEKRNQKWHHFFKSSSTETNVFIDLCEDGDGNVWAGSYSKGAYVFNSDFKLIQHYLHDTSDPKSIGTNYIFEISLDSDKNIWIGGRDGNLCQFTYDKKSFIQYNNLSINSIAEINKNELCVGGIQGVYLFDKKTNLLNLISRRYFVYCVYSDQKNGIYYGTRGSGFFHYDLITKETKAFTVENGLPSNHIYAIIPDGEHLWLSTENGISQFNTSDNSFQNFSTEDGISDKTFNQCAAFKSKSGAILFGSYHGVTKFNPSEIHSNSKKADIYLEEFSLFNKVVYPNEEGSPLKKSINNTEKLVLKHYQHSFSVAYTAISFFNSDEIKYIWKLEGLDENWNTPSFAKSTNYTNLSPGDYTLSLKALDYSTDTILDERSIEITVLPPFYNTIWAKLLYFLLAILIVRWIVVYLQIKIKKKSSEEKINFFTNTAHDIRTPLTLVSAPLNELKMENGLSEKGKYYLNLSVNNLDKLNALVCQLLDFQKSDLDKSQLVLSKVEMVDLLQRKVMNFKTLAERKNIVLNFSSEVKELEEYIDVAKMDKVIENLLSNAIKYTPNNGTVHVSLFADKKTWSIAVKDSGIGISKKAQRNLFKEFYRGENAINSKVPGTGIGLLLVKNYVALHKGRIQFESEENKGSEFKIVLKHGKTQFGKEVTYIETKAHREIKVEHMDIDADSVQQPTSEPQKRSKILIAEDNDELRNYLFTSLSEHYHVSVAENGKIALNDITEVKPDILISDVKMPEMDGITLSNKVRNNFETSHIPVILLSALNEKEDIMKGLQTGVDDYITKPFDITILRAKIDNLIRNRMRAKERFLNTAEPNVKDTTYANSQDKVFIEKAIELVEKQMDNPKFAVNDFAQEMGVSKSLLYEKLKALIGQTPNDFVKVIRLKHAVELLQQGKYNINEVATLSGFDDPKYFSTCFKKLYGKTPSKYFDK, encoded by the coding sequence ATGAGCCTGAAAATTACACGAATATTTATTATCCTTTTCTTCTTGTTTAGCGGAACTAACTCTCTGATTGGTCAACAGTTTCGTCACATTAACGTGGAGCAAGGTTTAAGTAGCCGCCAAACGGTAAGTATCAAGCAAGATAAAAAGGAGTTTATTTGGATATCTACCAAAACAGGTGTGGATCGTTTCGATGGCAAAACGATTAAAAACTATTCGCTTCCTTCCACTCCACGCGATAATGCTCCCGAGAATTTTTATCTTAAATTAGATCGAGATTCCTTACTTTGGGCATATAGTGATGTCGGTCAAATCTATAAATTCAGTTATCAGAACGACCGATTCGAAGTGTTTTTCAATTTTCATCGTAATCAATTCCATTCCGAATTGTGGATTATTGCTTCTTCTTTTGATGCCAATAATACACTTTGGTTGGGAACAGATAATGGGCTTTTCTTTCTGAAAGACAATAAACTAGAACAATTTAAAAGCTATCCTTTAAAACAGACCTTCATTACGTCTGTTCTTTCAATAGATAAAGGTAGAATGCTTTTTTCCTCATTCGATAAGATTTATCTCTATGAAACAAGTCAACAATCATTGGAGGAACTTAAAATTGACTTGGGTGAGAACCAAAGAATAAATACGACTTACTACAATCCAAAAACAAATACCATTTGGATTGGCACCTTTTCCGAAGGGGTCTATTGCTATAATCTAAAGGATGAATCTCTAACGGATTTAAAAACTATTAATGTTGATTTTCCGACCGTTCCCATTCGTAAATTTGAATTGCTGAACGATGAGGAAATACTGATTGGTTCTGATGGAATGGGCGTGTGGATTGTCGATCAGGTAAATTACAAGGTAAAGGAGGTTTTTCAGGAAGATGAAGACATCCAGTTCTCTTTAAATGGGAATGGCGTTTACGATATTTACAAAGACAAAGAGAATCGCATTTGGATTGGCACTTATACCGGAGGAGTTAACATTCTAGATCCTTCATCGCTTAACTTTGAGATCATCAGTCATCAGACCAATAACGATCAATCACTTGGCAATAGTATTGTGAACAGTGTAATCGAAGATCGTAAAGGAAATTTATGGTTTGGAACCAATAATGGAGTAAGCGTACTGGAAAAGCGAAATCAGAAATGGCATCACTTTTTTAAAAGCTCAAGTACCGAAACCAACGTATTCATCGATTTATGTGAAGATGGCGATGGAAATGTTTGGGCTGGATCTTACTCAAAGGGTGCCTATGTATTCAATTCTGATTTTAAATTAATCCAGCACTACCTGCACGACACTTCTGATCCAAAATCCATTGGAACGAATTATATTTTTGAAATTTCTTTAGATTCCGATAAAAATATTTGGATTGGCGGACGTGATGGAAACCTTTGTCAGTTCACTTATGACAAAAAATCCTTTATTCAATACAATAACCTCAGCATTAATTCCATTGCCGAAATCAATAAAAATGAACTTTGTGTTGGAGGTATTCAAGGTGTTTATTTATTCGATAAAAAAACGAATTTACTCAACCTGATTTCGAGAAGATATTTTGTTTATTGCGTTTATTCAGATCAAAAAAATGGAATTTATTACGGAACCAGAGGCTCGGGATTTTTTCATTACGATTTAATCACAAAAGAGACAAAAGCATTTACAGTCGAAAATGGACTTCCATCGAATCATATTTATGCAATTATTCCCGATGGCGAGCATTTATGGCTGAGTACCGAAAATGGAATTTCCCAATTCAACACAAGCGACAACAGCTTTCAGAATTTCTCTACCGAAGATGGAATTTCCGATAAAACCTTTAATCAATGTGCCGCTTTTAAAAGTAAATCAGGTGCTATTTTGTTCGGATCTTATCATGGCGTAACCAAGTTTAATCCTTCGGAGATTCATTCCAACAGCAAAAAAGCCGATATCTATTTGGAAGAGTTTAGCTTGTTCAATAAAGTCGTTTATCCGAACGAAGAAGGTTCACCGCTAAAAAAATCGATCAACAACACCGAGAAGTTAGTTCTGAAACATTATCAGCACTCTTTCTCTGTTGCCTATACTGCCATTAGTTTTTTTAATTCTGATGAGATAAAATATATCTGGAAATTGGAAGGATTGGATGAAAATTGGAATACGCCTTCATTTGCCAAATCGACCAATTACACCAATCTATCACCTGGCGATTACACACTTTCTTTAAAGGCATTAGACTATTCAACCGATACAATTTTAGATGAAAGAAGCATTGAAATAACGGTACTTCCGCCTTTTTACAATACCATTTGGGCGAAACTACTCTATTTCCTTTTGGCAATTCTAATTGTTCGTTGGATCGTTGTTTACTTGCAAATCAAGATTAAGAAGAAAAGCTCCGAAGAAAAAATCAATTTCTTCACCAATACAGCTCACGATATTCGAACTCCGCTAACTCTGGTTAGTGCTCCTCTAAATGAGCTAAAAATGGAAAATGGCTTGTCTGAGAAAGGAAAGTATTACCTTAATTTATCGGTAAACAACCTCGATAAACTAAACGCACTGGTTTGTCAGTTACTCGATTTTCAAAAATCAGATTTGGATAAAAGCCAATTGGTTTTAAGCAAGGTTGAAATGGTGGACCTACTGCAGCGCAAAGTGATGAATTTTAAGACTCTTGCAGAGAGAAAAAATATTGTTCTTAATTTTTCTTCCGAAGTCAAAGAATTGGAAGAATACATCGACGTGGCCAAAATGGATAAGGTGATTGAAAATTTACTTTCCAATGCCATCAAATACACACCTAACAATGGAACCGTTCATGTATCGCTTTTCGCGGATAAAAAAACATGGTCGATTGCAGTAAAAGACTCAGGAATTGGAATTTCGAAGAAAGCACAACGAAATTTATTTAAAGAGTTTTATCGCGGTGAAAATGCTATTAATTCAAAGGTTCCAGGTACTGGAATTGGTTTGCTATTGGTTAAAAACTATGTAGCACTTCACAAAGGGAGAATTCAATTCGAAAGTGAAGAAAACAAAGGATCTGAGTTTAAAATCGTATTGAAACATGGTAAAACTCAATTTGGAAAAGAGGTTACTTACATCGAAACAAAAGCACATAGAGAAATAAAGGTTGAACACATGGATATTGATGCTGATTCGGTTCAACAACCAACTTCAGAGCCTCAAAAACGATCAAAAATCCTTATTGCTGAAGACAACGATGAACTACGAAATTATCTGTTTACCAGTTTAAGCGAACACTATCATGTTTCTGTTGCAGAAAATGGCAAAATTGCTTTGAATGATATCACAGAAGTAAAACCAGATATTCTTATTTCGGATGTGAAAATGCCAGAAATGGATGGAATCACATTAAGTAATAAGGTGAGAAACAATTTTGAAACTTCGCACATTCCTGTGATTTTGCTTTCTGCTTTAAACGAGAAAGAAGATATCATGAAAGGCCTACAGACAGGTGTTGATGATTACATTACCAAGCCTTTCGACATCACGATTCTGCGAGCAAAAATCGACAATTTGATTCGCAACCGAATGCGTGCAAAAGAACGCTTCCTAAATACTGCAGAACCAAATGTAAAAGACACAACCTACGCCAATTCTCAGGATAAAGTCTTTATTGAAAAGGCAATAGAATTAGTCGAAAAGCAAATGGACAATCCGAAGTTTGCGGTAAACGATTTTGCTCAGGAAATGGGTGTTAGCAAGAGTTTGCTTTACGAAAAATTGAAAGCTCTAATTGGTCAAACACCCAACGATTTTGTGAAGGTAATTCGTTTAAAGCATGCTGTGGAACTTCTGCAACAGGGTAAATACAACATCAACGAAGTGGCTACTTTATCGGGATTCGACGATCCTAAGTATTTTAGTACTTGTTTTAAAAAGTTATATGGGAAGACTCCGAGTAAGTATTTCGATAAGTAA
- a CDS encoding sugar phosphate isomerase/epimerase family protein yields the protein MKKKIMNQWKQVFVCLILFSIQTVNAIAQESYSISEQKDRLYQYAGSWVSTINADTDSIDRFPKLRMVNIAKLGKQSLQVEVLRYRNGNYHPILVELIGYDYKTDRIFAAGHNESGAFFTGKGSFSDENTWLMQDSDLNGNKTMRVAFDFLNCTEVMVEGFDNSNKSLWKTRYIKANSKEKNIGIQLVSVHDEMLKDPIGTLKFLGRMGYAFVETFVYDKGLFYGMSPTLFKEEVEKVGMKFLGSMTFHDLPLEGKWDESLKWWEKCIIDHKKAGVAYLSTSNNQIKGIKTIGELQSFCDYYNAIGKLCADNGLQFVFHNHADEFLFVDGVRVYDYFLQNTDPEFVFFQTDFYWMNIAGVNPIDYFKKYPKRFISWHVKDYQELGESGKINFAEIFEYQNKIALKYILAEVEDYNFPPLYSVNLAWDYINTYYQNNK from the coding sequence ATGAAAAAGAAAATAATGAATCAATGGAAGCAAGTATTTGTTTGTCTAATTCTATTTAGTATTCAAACTGTGAATGCAATTGCACAAGAGTCATATTCCATTTCTGAACAAAAAGATCGTTTATACCAATACGCCGGAAGTTGGGTAAGTACTATAAATGCAGATACAGATAGCATCGATAGATTTCCAAAATTGAGAATGGTTAATATAGCTAAGCTCGGGAAACAATCATTGCAAGTGGAGGTTCTGCGGTATCGAAATGGAAATTATCACCCTATACTGGTTGAATTAATTGGATACGATTATAAAACAGACAGGATTTTTGCTGCTGGCCATAATGAAAGCGGAGCATTTTTTACCGGGAAAGGTTCATTTTCGGATGAAAATACTTGGTTGATGCAGGATTCAGACTTGAATGGAAACAAAACCATGAGGGTAGCGTTTGATTTTTTGAATTGTACTGAAGTAATGGTTGAAGGTTTTGACAATTCTAACAAAAGCTTATGGAAAACCAGATATATTAAAGCCAATTCGAAAGAAAAGAATATTGGCATTCAGCTGGTATCAGTACATGATGAAATGCTGAAAGATCCAATTGGCACTTTGAAATTCCTTGGAAGGATGGGATACGCTTTTGTAGAGACTTTTGTATACGATAAAGGTTTGTTTTATGGTATGAGTCCGACTCTATTTAAAGAAGAAGTAGAGAAGGTAGGAATGAAGTTTCTAGGTTCAATGACCTTTCACGATCTTCCCTTAGAAGGAAAGTGGGATGAGTCATTGAAATGGTGGGAGAAATGCATTATCGATCACAAGAAAGCGGGAGTTGCTTACCTATCCACCTCAAACAATCAAATTAAGGGAATAAAAACGATTGGGGAATTGCAAAGCTTCTGTGATTATTACAATGCCATTGGGAAACTTTGTGCTGATAATGGGCTTCAATTTGTATTTCATAACCATGCTGATGAGTTTTTATTTGTCGATGGAGTTCGCGTTTACGATTACTTTTTACAAAATACAGATCCTGAATTTGTTTTCTTTCAGACAGATTTCTACTGGATGAATATAGCAGGAGTAAATCCAATAGATTATTTCAAGAAATATCCCAAACGATTTATAAGTTGGCATGTGAAAGATTATCAAGAATTAGGCGAAAGTGGTAAGATAAACTTTGCTGAGATATTTGAATATCAAAATAAAATAGCCCTTAAATATATTCTTGCAGAGGTGGAGGATTATAATTTTCCACCACTATATAGTGTGAATTTGGCATGGGATTATATCAATACTTACTATCAAAACAATAAATAA